The Denticeps clupeoides chromosome 4, fDenClu1.1, whole genome shotgun sequence genome segment CGCAGGGGCCCTCGAAGGAGCAGTTCAGAAATTGCCTGTGCTAAAATAGCTGGAAGGCATCTTCCAGTGAAGGTCAGTTTTAATAAGGGTTGGGTGGCCCTTAATGAGCAAGACATGCCCCCAGTATTTTACCTATTTTTGCATATGGGTGTAGTGTCCTAATACGTGCAGAAGCAGACTTTAAATCTCAAACCACCAtggtgctactgaggtccccttgatcaaagtactgcccccacacactgctccccgggtgcctttcatgggtgctcactgctcacaaagttgactggttaaatgcaggactcatttcattgtgtcactgtgtgctgtacttcaGTGCAGTATTAAACTCTCCTCTTCTCCATTCAGTGTCGTTCTGAATCCAGCCGCTCAGAGGACATCTCGAGCTGtgatggagaagaagaggaagaagactcGTTGTCCGTCTCCctaagctcctcctcctcctgtccccaACCTACCCACTGTGGTTCCCAGCTGGAGACCCCAGCCCCTGGAAGCTTACCATTGGATGGCTCGCTCTTCCTGTCCAGTAGCCCTGCACACTGGAGTGTGGAGGACGTTTGCCGTTTCATTTCATCTCTGCAAGGTCTGTGCAAAACTTGCAAAAACAGCTTCTATTGTTTGcttattatttcagtttttttttttattgaaaattacCTTTTGCCAAAATTCAAGCAACAAAGTTGGATTAAACAAGTTaaaatattaagaatatttttcccaaaacatgtttattgtttttaacataaaataaaaacacaagaagaTAAAGATTAAGAAAGACATGCAGTAAATGAATAAACGGACAACATTAGTATCCCATTAGTATCAAACAAATTCAGGCAGGTTTTTTTATACACTCAGTTATCCTCGCTTCAGACAGATCTATACATATATTTGGCATGAATTCCATAAATGGTTtctatattttttccattttcttttttaaaacataagtGATTTTTCCATTGGAAGGCCTGATAATATTTGCCTTGAGTGCCTTGTCCATAAAGTGAATTTAGGTCCTTTTGTCCACTTCCAAAACATTGCTATACATCTTTTTGCATTTAACAGACTGAGGTCCAccgaatatttttttattaacaaactaCAAATCGTTCTATTAAAATttccaaatatatatatctaaacAGATATGCAAGTTATGCAGAAGTATATGCTTTCAAGGCATTATctaatgtttaaattaaaaaacagagaaatcaaTTGATCTTGGCTATTTTAATAACTGTGTGTATCCCCTCAGGCTGTGAGGACCTGGCCTCTCAGTTCCTGTCACAAGAGATTGATGGACAGGCCCTGCTGCTGCTAAAGGAGGAGCATCTCATGTCAACCATGAACATCAAACTGGGACCAGCTCTCAAGATATGCGCCTCGATTAATAATCTAAGAGACTGAGTGAGCAAGAGAAGAGCCGACAGGGGCAGGTGTGGGCCGACATCTACAAcctgaaaaatggaaaaagagatGAGAGGGGACTGCACCAGGTTTTGGAAGTTTCAGACATTTGGTTTGGATTTATCAATGTGGGTTTGGGAAAGAATTAATCTGAGacgtgttgtgtatgtgtggaagTGAGATTTGGTTATGGATGTTCTGCTAATCATTAGTTGGGGTGTTTAGCTCTGATAATATGAAAACGATGCCTTTTTCTCACCCTTGTTAGCGCATTGATTGTTCTGGTAGTGTGGACtccattccatttttttaactgctttttaaaaaatggggcATGGGTTtacaaataagcaaacaaaAAGCAGTGATAGGAAGTGGAGTATCCtactcttttatttttttctacagtagcCTACATAGAACCCGATTCCACTGTTTCTacttataaaaattatatatatatatatatattatttttctgaGGCTGTTTACAGGAAGCCATGCTTTCAGTAGCACGTTGTTAGAAGCTTTATCTGAATGTGTTGCAGTATCTGATGTATGAATGTGTCTGTATGGACGTCAGCACAGGGCAGTGTCTGAAGTACTCAATAAACTGAACATGTTATGTTGGACCTCTGTCTCAAATGTAACACCACCTACATCCCGTGCCTGCAGCAATTCTGTCTCTGCAGTCCGGTGGTCTTTTGATAGTAAAATGCTAGCCATTTCTATATTTGTAATGAGCTATCAAACTCATAGTAATGATTTTCTGTGCAGCCCCTATAGGCAATATAATGCGTGTGTGTAGTAGGGCAGTGAAAGATGTTTGCCTGTGGTTTTGTCAGCTATAAACCAAGCCTATAACTTTGGCACAACAGAGACTTTAATGACAACACATGATATAAGATCATTGATTGACACCCCGCCCCAATTACTTAGTAAACATAGTCATTTTTACATTCTCAGCCTTTTTGCATTACAGGCAAAACCCTGTATAGTTTTCATATGAATACATGATAAAGCTATTATAATCTGTTTATATATTCTTATACATTCAGGTTCATTTGAACAGATATTTTTAATATGACTGATCATTCTGGCTGCAGCAATGCATCTTTAAAAATTGGTGCACTCAGTTATCCTGCAGTAGACCAGCCCTCTTAACTGGAGTCTTTCCAGGATGCATTTAGTTGGCAATTGTGCATAATGTGCTGATGGCAAATCAGAAAACACTGTAGCTGTTTGATTCGCCGTATCCCACTTCCTGTAGATAGTGTTCAATGTTGATTGGCTTGGGCATATGCAACGCAATCTTGTCGTTGGCACTCTTCTCTCCTGATTGGAGTTTTTTGCGGACCTCTGTTAGCGAGGCTCGATCTTGCTCTTTCCACTGGCAGCAGGCCTTAATGATGCCGTAACTGGAAGAAAAGGAGAAGGCCAGTTAGAAGGTGTTGGGGAGGTCAGTGAATTATTTCCATCAAGATTGTAaattatatattgatatatttacaGTGCATTGGAACAGTTGGGTGACTTCTTCAGTGTTTTTCCCCTCTGGTGATATTGAAGCAGCTCGTTCACCGGAATCTCGGCAAACGGAGCTTCACCTAAACCAGACACCGGTGGAAGAAAAGGacaaagtgaaataaagtgtatttattttttttaaatacattgtgATGGGACCATGTCAGCTTTACATACTAAGCCATTAATATCACTAAATTAAAGCCTAAATTATATGTGCTCTCATGTACACATGTGTCCTGACAGAAGAACATTGATGATTTACCAAGTGTCACCATCTCGTACAGCATGATCCCAAAGGACCACCTGCAATAACAAATGGATGGATTAAAACAGTTCTGCAAACATGAATAAGCAGTCTATTATTCAAATAGGTGGACTCATTCACTTACACATCACTCTTTTCAGTGTGGGGTCTCTTTGTCAACACCTCTGGGGCCTGCCATTTCTTCTTACCCAGATCATCTTCATGATTTGCTCCCTGTGTCATCCTGGCATACACTCCCGCTAGCCCCCACAGTTTAGCTGTGAGCTGGCGGCTGATCAACACACTGCGAGCTTTTATGTTGCCATGAAGAAGATCTTTGCTGTGCAGATATTCCTGGGAAAGAGAGAGCACCAGACCTTCAAGATCAGGACTGGACCCTCTCTTCCAACATCAATAAAGAGTTGGCTGGGGACTCACCAGAGCGCAAGCCACCTGAGAGGCCATAGTGAAGATGCGCTTCTCAGTCATCTCACAAACTGCGTCAACACTAACGCTGTCCTGTGGAAAAGAAACAatagaactgaactgaaatgtCTAAAACTGTGATccaaataacattattatattCTCACTACAAATGTATCCACTGGTCTCAAACTTAAATACCTTAGTAGATGGACATTTTAgttctaaaaagaaaaaggtgtgTTCATGACTGAACTCCCCACATTTCATCAGATTTTCACACTGCAACCTACTGATACTACCACACATTGATTGATTTATAGTCCCAACACAAATAGgcgttgcattgtgggatttgtaGTGCTTGAGCTTTCTGACCTGCCTGCACCTCCAGAGGAACCCCAGCAAATCTCTGTTCTCCATCTCTTCCATGACAATAATAAGCGGTGCCTGCAGTGAGACCACGCCCATCAACTCAAGGAAAAAGGGGTGGGGCCCCAGCCGAGATAGAAAGGTGGCAAAGTCCAGGAACGACTTCCTCTCTTTGGCACTGGCTGAGTCTGAGAGACAAAGAGAAGAGATTATTGAGTTGCAGTGATGACAGTATTCCTCATATATCAAGCACATGCACATCAGGTCCCACCTGGACCTATGGTTCTGGTTTTTATCCTGACCACTGCTGGTTTGTGTACCCTTTTTATTTACAaacatgtaaaaagaaataattggGAAGTCCAcgtcatcataaaaaaaattctgaaccATGCATCGTTCCTGTGAATGAACATGTTTGCATGTTTCTGGATATTTCTTGGCcttcctggatttttttaactttttttaaatgtaaattctgccTGTGGAACCTCCATTGGACTCCTGGTTTCCCATGGTATCTGGAAAATCTGGATGACTCCCTGGATCACAGGAGAGTGGGATCTGTGGGCTGAATCTGAAACTCATATGTCTCTCACCATTAAGCACTCGTAGCACCACGTCCCTGTTGTCCATGCGTGCCCTGTAGAGTGACACTGCACAGTTTGTCTTGATGGAATAGGAAGCAGGCAGAGAAGATACCCGGTTGAACTTCTCTGGCAGCTGCTGGCGTGGAAGTTCCCTTGGTGAGAAGGAGAAGGATGTGCTGTCATTTGTGGCCCCGGAGTAGGAGCCACAGTTTTTGAAGGATCCATTGCTGATACTGAAGGTGCTGTCCAGATGGTCGCTGGAGTAGCCACTGGAGTGACTTTTGGATGATGGTGCAAAAGTTGAGTAGGATGGCAGGTCCATCGCTATGCTCTCGTGTTCCAGAGGATTAATGCCCACAGGAGCTGAGAGGCACAAAGAGAGAGTTGTGTATCATTAAATGACTCACCATGTTCTTATCAACTTTAACAGTTTAACAAAATTGAGTTAATGGTTGTACAATGTCTTCTAACTTAACATGGCCAAGGCCTAATAACTTCTCTTCAACAATCATGATTGTCCACGGGGTAGCAGTAATGGATAAGACACCTGCCAATtataaggcactctggataagggcatctgataaatgttgcatCATTAGTCCAAAATCACCAATCATATTAAAGTGACACTGGCTACAGCAATACATCTTTAAATATTGGTCGACTCTTCATACATATAATATGTGGCTGATAACTCACTGGATTCACAGATCATTAGCAAACCCTTGGAATAATATGTGAATCTATATAACATAAAAAGAGAGAAGTAGTGCAGTATAATCTTGCCCATCACGTTGAACAACTGAACAAATAATCACAGCAAATATGAACCTGATGACCTTGGCACGCCTGCTTCATATCAGTATGTATGTATAGTTACACAAatccacacagagacacatacaAATAGAGTAATGAAATCCTCCTATACagcatgcacagcacagcactgctCTTAACTAAAATACTCCATACTCCATATTATTCCATACACTACACAGCTAGTGGATATCCA includes the following:
- the styk1b gene encoding tyrosine-protein kinase STYK1b isoform X2, coding for MLLRYCPEKVERLQPENRPRRSLHGIDAPVGINPLEHESIAMDLPSYSTFAPSSKSHSSGYSSDHLDSTFSISNGSFKNCGSYSGATNDSTSFSFSPRELPRQQLPEKFNRVSSLPASYSIKTNCAVSLYRARMDNRDVVLRVLNDSASAKERKSFLDFATFLSRLGPHPFFLELMGVVSLQAPLIIVMEEMENRDLLGFLWRCRQDSVSVDAVCEMTEKRIFTMASQVACALEYLHSKDLLHGNIKARSVLISRQLTAKLWGLAGVYARMTQGANHEDDLGKKKWQAPEVLTKRPHTEKSDVWSFGIMLYEMVTLGEAPFAEIPVNELLQYHQRGKTLKKSPNCSNALYGIIKACCQWKEQDRASLTEVRKKLQSGEKSANDKIALHMPKPINIEHYLQEVGYGESNSYSVF
- the styk1b gene encoding tyrosine-protein kinase STYK1b isoform X1 — encoded protein: MSGSLCSQGDTLCDIRVYQQEVIVVPVLLLASFLGTLFLLMLLRYCPEKVERLQPENRPRRSLHGIDAPVGINPLEHESIAMDLPSYSTFAPSSKSHSSGYSSDHLDSTFSISNGSFKNCGSYSGATNDSTSFSFSPRELPRQQLPEKFNRVSSLPASYSIKTNCAVSLYRARMDNRDVVLRVLNDSASAKERKSFLDFATFLSRLGPHPFFLELMGVVSLQAPLIIVMEEMENRDLLGFLWRCRQDSVSVDAVCEMTEKRIFTMASQVACALEYLHSKDLLHGNIKARSVLISRQLTAKLWGLAGVYARMTQGANHEDDLGKKKWQAPEVLTKRPHTEKSDVWSFGIMLYEMVTLGEAPFAEIPVNELLQYHQRGKTLKKSPNCSNALYGIIKACCQWKEQDRASLTEVRKKLQSGEKSANDKIALHMPKPINIEHYLQEVGYGESNSYSVF